One genomic region from Amaranthus tricolor cultivar Red isolate AtriRed21 chromosome 12, ASM2621246v1, whole genome shotgun sequence encodes:
- the LOC130828930 gene encoding argininosuccinate lyase, chloroplastic-like codes for MAATSFIHQFLLSSSVLRNTNTFQSHKTIHFNPIIHILKNFNTPKMLQCSSTSSSSGITTNSQKNKDKEAKLRGGRFKESVTEIVEKFTESISFDKALYKQDIMGSRVHATMLADQGLISVQDRDSILQGLDEIERRIEAGEFVWRSDREDVHMNIEATLTDLVGEPAKKLHTARSRNDQVVTDFRLWCRDAIEDILKKIKKLQVALVTLALKNEGTIVPGYTHLQRAQPILLEHLLLAYVEQLDRDAGRLTDCRVRLNYCPLGACALAGTGLPIDRIMTSDALGFTAPLRNSIDAVSDRDFLLEFLSANSITAIHLSRLGEEWVLWASEEFGFLTPNDSVSTGSSIMPQKKNPDPMELVRGKCARVVGDLVTLLVLCKGLPQAYNRDLQEDKEPVFDSVKTIVGMLEVCSEFAQNVTFNKDRIQNSLPAGHLDATTVADYLVKKGVPFRTSHDIVGRSVALCVAKGCQLQDLTLDELRGISPVFSEDVYDYLGVENSIKKFCSYGSTGSECVSSQLDFWAAQLEIDRSAYNHK; via the exons ATGGCTGCCACTTCATTTATTCATCAATTTTTACTCTCTTCTTCAGTACTCAGAAACACCAACACCTTTCAGTCTCATAAAACTATCCATTTCAATCCAATAATACACATACTTAAAAATTTCAATACCCCAAAAATGCTTCAATGTTCGTCTACCTCTTCTTCATCTGGTATTACAACGAATTCTCAAAAGAACAAAGATAAAGAGGCAAAATTACGGGGAGGAAGATTTAAAGAAAGTGTTACTGAGATTGTTGAAAAGTTTACTGAGTCGATCTCGTTTGATAAAGCCCTTTACAAACAGGACATTATGGGTAGCCGTGTTCATGCTACCATGCTTGCTGACCAG GGATTAATCAGTGTACAAGATAGAGATAGTATTCTCCAAGGTCTTGATGAGATAGAGAGGCGTATAGAGGCAGGTGAATTTGTATGGAGGAGTGATCGGGAGGATGTTCATATGAACATTGAAGCAACACTTACTGATCTTGTTGGTGAGCCTGCTAAGAAGCTTCACACTGCACGAAGCCGAAATGATCAAGTTGTTACTGATTTTCGTTTGTGGTGTCGAGATGCCATTGAAGATATCCTCAAGAAGATCAAAAAGCTTCAG GTTGCACTGGTTACCTTGGCTTTAAAGAATGAAGGTACTATTGTTCCCGGCTACACACATTTGCAAAGGGCGCAACCTATTTTGCTGGAACATCTACTTCTAGCTTATGTTGAGCAG CTTGATCGAGATGCTGGTCGTCTCACTGATTGCAGAGTTAGGTTGAATTACTGTCCGTTGGGTGCGTGTGCGTTGGCAGGCACCGGCCTACCAATTGATAGAATTATGACTTCTGATGCCTTAGGATTCACTGCTCCCTTGAGAAACAG CATAGATGCTGTCTCCGATAGAGACTTCTTGCTGGAGTTCCTTTCAGCAAACTCTATCACAGCCATTCATCTTTCTCGGCTTGGTGAAGAGTGGGTGTTATGGGCTTCTGAAGAATTTGGATTCTTGACCCCGAATGATTCGGTTTCAACTGGAAGTAGTATAATGCCGCAAAAGAAAAACCCAGATCCCATGGAACTTGTCCGTGGAAAATGTGCACGAGTTGTAGGCGACTTAGTCACTCTTCTTGTACTATGCAAAGGTCTTCCCCAAGCTTATAACCGTGATCTTCAG GAAGACAAGGAGCCTGTATTTGACAGCGTGAAGACTATCGTAGGGATGCTAGAGGTATGTTCTGAGTTTGCACAAAACGTTACCTTCAACAAAGATAGAATCCAGAACTCTCTGCCAGCCGGTCATCTTGACGCTACAACAGTTGCAGATTATCTTGTAAAGAAG GGGGTACCATTCAGAACTAGTCATGACATTGTAGGAAGATCGGTTGCGCTGTGTGTCGCCAAGGGTTGTCAGCTTCAAGATCTAACGCTTGATGAACTCAGGGGTATTAGTCCAGTTTTTAGCGAGGATGTGTACGATTATCTTGGCGTAGAGAATTCCATCAAGAAGTTTTGTTCATATGGTTCAACAGGTTCAGAATGCGTGTCGAGTCAACTGGATTTTTGGGCTGCTCAACTTGAGATAGACAGGAGTGCATACAATCACAAGTGA